The genomic DNA TAGAAGGCAATCACCCGCTTTATAAGAGCGTATCTGGTTATGCCGCAACCGCTACATCGGATGGGGGCTATGTCGCCGTAGGTGACAAGTATTGCGAAACTCCGGATGAGAACTGCTCTTACGTCGTCAAGCTGAACAGCAGCGGAGAGATCTTATGGGAAAGAGAAATGCTATATTACGATTATGATTATGAGGAGAATACGGCATTCACGGTCATCGAGACTTCCGACGGCAGCATCCTGGTTGGCGGAGAAATTCGGGATGGCTCCTATGGCCGGCCGCGTTTTGTTCCCTATGTTTTTAGGCTGAGTGCGGATGGAGAGCTATTGTGGCAGAAATATTATCCTCGTATGCCCTACTATCAGCAATCCGCTAGTAATATTCAAGAAACCTCTAACGGTGATTTTGTAATTACCGGCGGCGGGTGGAATGAATACAGCCCTTCGCCTGCTTATCTCCTTAAAATTGATGCAAATGGGGACGAGCTTTGGTCTAAAACTTATCCCATCGGTTACAGTGGTATGTTCTCCAATATCATATTAACTTCGGATGACGGTGTGATCGTAGCCGGGAGTCGGACACTCGAGGAATATGATCGAGTCGCACTACCTTATCTGCTAAAAATAAATCGCAACGGCGAGGTCGTCTGGCAGAAAACTGCGGAGACCGATTCAGTTACATCCACCATCGTTTCTTCTGATGACGGGAATTATATTCTGACCAGATATAACCCAAGTACGCAGGCCTATTACCTGCAAAAGATCAACGAAGCCGGGGATATACTCTGGAATAAATCGCTGAACTCATCAGCCATGGATGAAATAGAGAGCATTATTCGAACCCAGCCGGTAGATGAGGGCTATGTTCTGTTCGTGCAAAATAAACCATCCAGTATCGAAAACGGTAAATCCAGATACCAAATTATTCTGCTCGACGAGAATGCTGTGCCCACAAAAAAATATCAGTTTGGCGATTTGGATTTGGGCCTTGGCAAAAATGGCGTCACTACTTATGATCAAGGGCTACTGGTAACGGGAACCGTTAGAATAAACACCGGGCAAGGCTATAGAAATGAAATGCACTTGCTGAAAATATCTATACCGAATGAAGGCCCATCAAATCCAGAATTGGCCAGACTCGAATTTCAGCAACCGGAGCTCAAGCTATCCGTAGGTCAATCCGCCGCCACTGTCGTTAACGCCGTCTATTCCGACGCTTCCGTAACCGACGTGACGTATTCCTCCATCTACGATTCACTCGACCCGAGCATTGCCAGTGTGGATGCATTTGGCAATATAACTGGAAACAGTCCGGGCACAACGTGGATTAAAGCAGCCTACGAAGGATTAGAAACAAGAATTGCTGTCAATGTGACAGATGCAAAGGCACCTGGCCGGTTCTACCTGGATTCTGAGGAATACTCCC from Paenibacillus woosongensis includes the following:
- a CDS encoding Ig-like domain-containing protein codes for the protein MAKELNLNKLMLVTLAILMLSIGWPNHGYIAALEEEAHIEWSRILEGNHPLYKSVSGYAATATSDGGYVAVGDKYCETPDENCSYVVKLNSSGEILWEREMLYYDYDYEENTAFTVIETSDGSILVGGEIRDGSYGRPRFVPYVFRLSADGELLWQKYYPRMPYYQQSASNIQETSNGDFVITGGGWNEYSPSPAYLLKIDANGDELWSKTYPIGYSGMFSNIILTSDDGVIVAGSRTLEEYDRVALPYLLKINRNGEVVWQKTAETDSVTSTIVSSDDGNYILTRYNPSTQAYYLQKINEAGDILWNKSLNSSAMDEIESIIRTQPVDEGYVLFVQNKPSSIENGKSRYQIILLDENAVPTKKYQFGDLDLGLGKNGVTTYDQGLLVTGTVRINTGQGYRNEMHLLKISIPNEGPSNPELARLEFQQPELKLSVGQSAATVVNAVYSDASVTDVTYSSIYDSLDPSIASVDAFGNITGNSPGTTWIKAAYEGLETRIAVNVTDAKAPGRFYLDSEEYSLSIGTELDVAAYYVNDSGLPSKVTQDAVFSMDDPSIATIDEYGNIRGIRPGITHITATYNGATYRASVWVVRPYVYHQ